One genomic region from Strix uralensis isolate ZFMK-TIS-50842 chromosome 5, bStrUra1, whole genome shotgun sequence encodes:
- the PMCH gene encoding pro-MCH, with amino-acid sequence MCISPYMLILSLFSQGFLLSDSKSLQKVEDEDMLLTTLNLGKSLRNGDRTVNRGAIPLLKHYKTEDSSVSDKEGDRNMKFLDRDFRHGFLNHVMPVNFGRKQLPYLAPKGAMAFPADTGIQTIESIQERETADEENSAKFPIGRRDFDMLRCMLGRVYRPCWQV; translated from the exons ATGTGTATCTCACCATACATGTTaattctctctctgttttctcaAGGTTTTCTACTCTCAGATTCAAAATCTCTGCAAAAGGTAGAAGATGAAGATATGTTGCTAACCACATTAAATCTAGGAAAATCTCTTCGAAATGGAGATAGAACTGTGAACAGAGGAGCTATACCTTTGCTGAAGCATTATAAGACTGAAGACAGCAGTGTTTCAGACAAAGAGGGTGACAGAAACATGAAGTTTTTG GACAGAGATTTCAGACATGGTTTCTTAAATCATGTTATGCCAGTCAACTTTGGGAGAAAGCAGCTACCTTATCTTGCACCGAAGGGAGCCATGGCTTTTCCAGCTGACACTGGAATTCAAACTATTGAATCAATACAGGAAAGAGAGACTGCAGATGAAGAAAATTCAGCTAAATTCCCTATAGGAAGAAGAGATTTTGACA TGCTCAGGTGTATGCTGGGAAGAGTCTATCGACCTTGTTGGCAAGTCTGA